The genomic stretch CGAAGCCGTGGTTCAGGCGAACTACGAGCTGGAGACCACCATCCACGGCCGGGCCGCGCAGGTGCGCTTCACGCCGGGCCTTGCCCAGAGTGGTGTGGCTCACGGGGAGCACATGGACGTCCGGGCCGCCGTGTCGCTCACGTACCGGGTCAGCCTCCAGTTCGAGTGCGCCGTGGTCAGCACCGACCGCGGCCAGAGCTGGTCGCCGGCCCTCACCAGCGCCCGGCGCCCTTGGCTGACGTCTGCCAGGAACCTGTGCCCTGAAGTCGGCGAGCAGGTGACCGCCCTCATGTACACCCCCGCCCACGGCCCGGGCCTCGCACCGGTCATCGACGCGGCACGCCTCGTCGCAGCCACGCGGGCCCTGACCCGGCTCCGTGTCGCGCAGGGCGACCTTGCCTTCGCCGGCTCCCGCGCCGTCGCGGCCCGGGCCGTGTTCGAGCGGTACGGCTGCGGTCCTGGCGACGCAACCCGGCTCCACGCGCGTCTGCGGGAGCTCGCGGCCGCGCAGGACAAGGGCCTCGTCGGCTGGTGAGCCCTGCCCGCCGCGCCGCGCGGAGGTCCCGCGCGGCGGCACCGCCCCACCCGATGCCTTCACGTTCGGAGAGGTCATGCCCGTTCTCGTTCCAGCACAGCCCGCACAGGCGGCACCGCCGTTGCCGACCTTCTGGCTCGGCGTCCACCGCCCGCACTGGCTCAAGGAGAGCCGCGTGCCGATGTTCGTGTCGAACCGCCAGCTCGCCCGCGTCAAAATCCTTCCCCGCGCCGGCCACCCGTGGGCGCTCGACAGCGGCGGCTTCACGGAGATCACCAAGTTCGGCGAATGGCGCACCACCCCGCAGCAGTACGTGCAGCAGATCCGCAGGTACAGGGATGAGGTGGGCCGGCTGTCCTGGGCCAGTCAGCAAGACCTCATGTGCGAGGACGACGCGCTGCGCATGACCGGCCTGACGATCGACCAGCACCAGGACCTCACCGTCGCGAACTTCCTGACGTTGCGCGAGCTCGCCCCCGAGCTTCCGATCATCCCCGTCGTCCAGGGGTGGCTTCGTCCCCACTACGCCCGGTGCGTCGAAAAGTTCGCGGCGGCCGGCGTCGATCTGACCAAGGAGCCCCTCGTCGGCGTGGGCAGCATCTGCCGGCGGCCCAGCACCTTCACGGCGAGCTGGATCCTGGAGGACTTGCACGCCATGGGCTTGAGGTTGCACGCCTTCGGCTACAAGAAGACCGGACTCGACGTCTCGTGGCGGCACGTGGCTTCCGCCGACAGCATGGCGTGGTCGAAGGGCGGCAGGTTCGAGCGGACCTGCGGCACGCACAAGAGCGAGGCCAACTGCCTCCCCTACGCGTTGCGCTGGCGCGAAGACCTCCTGGGCCACCTGGCCGCGGTCCGGGAGGCGGCGTGAACGGGATGCCGGTCATGCCCAGCGCCGGTGAGCTGCGGGCGATGGTGGCGGGCGACCCGCGAGGCTATGCCCAGCGGTGGTCGTTCGGCGTACCCAGCTGGCGGCACGCCTCCGAAGGAGGCTTCCGCAGGGCTCGATACGAGGTCGTCCGGATCGACGAGCAGACGGCACGCCGCTACGTCACCTCACAGCACTATCTCTCCGGATGGCCCGTTATCTACAGCTGTCAAGTTGCCATGCAGGTCGGGCCCGTCGCGAGTTCTCAGTCACGTAAGGCACATGGTCAACGGAAGCTTTGCACCAGATAGAG from Streptomyces mirabilis encodes the following:
- a CDS encoding DUF7221 family queuine tRNA-ribosyltransferase-like protein, with amino-acid sequence MPVLVPAQPAQAAPPLPTFWLGVHRPHWLKESRVPMFVSNRQLARVKILPRAGHPWALDSGGFTEITKFGEWRTTPQQYVQQIRRYRDEVGRLSWASQQDLMCEDDALRMTGLTIDQHQDLTVANFLTLRELAPELPIIPVVQGWLRPHYARCVEKFAAAGVDLTKEPLVGVGSICRRPSTFTASWILEDLHAMGLRLHAFGYKKTGLDVSWRHVASADSMAWSKGGRFERTCGTHKSEANCLPYALRWREDLLGHLAAVREAA